The following proteins are encoded in a genomic region of Iodidimonas sp. SYSU 1G8:
- a CDS encoding polyprenyl synthetase family protein encodes MGKVAEAIDSALENILPPVEGTEGRLMEAMRYATLAGGKRLRPFLVLASGALFDVPTDRSTRVACALECIHTYSLVHDDLPCMDDDDLRRGMPTTHRKFDEATAVLAGDALLTYAFEIVSDPRTHHDPLVRAELVHAMARESGAHGMVGGQMIDLLAETEELDIGAVTRLQQMKTGALIRFAVDAGAIMGRATKEQRQALQNYAHDLGLAFQIVDDLLDVEGSAEEMGKAVGKDSDGGKATFVSLLGVDRARTQARMLADQAGVHLDMFDEKAELLRLLPHFVINRRN; translated from the coding sequence ATGGGCAAGGTCGCCGAGGCCATCGACAGTGCGCTCGAAAATATTCTGCCGCCCGTCGAGGGCACGGAAGGCCGCCTGATGGAGGCGATGCGGTATGCGACGCTGGCAGGTGGCAAGCGGCTGCGCCCGTTCCTCGTGCTGGCCAGCGGCGCGCTGTTCGACGTGCCGACGGACCGGTCGACGCGGGTCGCCTGCGCGCTGGAGTGCATCCACACCTACTCGCTGGTCCATGACGACCTGCCCTGCATGGACGACGACGATCTGCGCCGCGGCATGCCGACCACGCACAGGAAGTTCGACGAGGCGACCGCCGTGCTGGCGGGCGACGCGCTGCTGACCTACGCGTTCGAGATCGTCTCCGACCCGCGCACTCATCACGATCCGCTGGTGCGGGCCGAACTGGTGCATGCCATGGCCCGTGAATCGGGAGCGCACGGCATGGTCGGTGGTCAGATGATCGATCTGCTGGCCGAAACCGAGGAACTGGATATCGGGGCGGTCACCCGCTTGCAGCAGATGAAGACCGGCGCGCTGATCCGCTTCGCCGTGGACGCGGGTGCCATAATGGGCCGTGCCACCAAGGAACAGCGCCAGGCCCTGCAGAACTATGCCCACGACCTCGGGCTTGCCTTCCAGATCGTCGATGATCTTCTCGATGTCGAGGGCAGCGCCGAGGAGATGGGCAAGGCGGTCGGCAAGGACAGTGACGGGGGCAAGGCGACTTTCGTCTCGTTGCTGGGCGTGGACCGCGCCCGCACCCAGGCGCGGATGCTGGCCGATCAGGCGGGCGTGCATCTGGACATGTTCGACGAGAAAGCCGAACTGCTCCGACTGCTGCCGCATTTCGTCATCAATCGCCGGAACTGA
- a CDS encoding exodeoxyribonuclease VII small subunit, which translates to MADTHTTLPDDITGMTFEQALLELETVVQKLEGGRVGLEESIEMYTRGAQLRQHCAAKLADAQARIEKVVVSGDGIAAQPADIG; encoded by the coding sequence ATGGCGGATACGCACACCACACTGCCCGACGACATTACCGGCATGACGTTTGAACAAGCCCTGCTCGAGCTGGAGACCGTGGTCCAGAAGCTCGAGGGCGGACGCGTCGGGCTGGAGGAATCCATCGAAATGTACACGCGCGGCGCCCAGTTGCGCCAGCATTGCGCCGCCAAGCTGGCCGATGCGCAGGCGCGGATCGAGAAAGTGGTCGTTTCCGGGGACGGCATCGCCGCGCAACCCGCGGATATCGGATAA
- a CDS encoding histone deacetylase family protein, which yields MTTLLVTHPDCLYHDPAPGHPESPDRLRAVMRALDEDAFRDLARAEAPVATDEQLLRAHPRQVLQLVAAAVDQSAQEGYCHIDADTIVSPGSYLAARRAAGAVCHAVGAVALGEARNAFCAVRPPGHHAESRRPMGFCLFNNVVIGALEARAVHGLRRIAVIDFDVHHGNGTQELFEADADLFYASTHQWPLYPGTGRASETGVGNIVNVPLADGSGGSAFRHALEADILPALEAFSPDLLMISAGFDGHRNDPLAGLNLDEADFEWATDLFCKAAESLCEGRVVSTLEGGYNLKDLAASAAGHVRALMRHA from the coding sequence ATGACGACGCTTCTGGTGACTCATCCCGACTGCCTTTACCACGATCCGGCGCCCGGCCATCCGGAATCGCCGGATCGGCTGCGGGCTGTCATGCGCGCGCTGGATGAGGATGCGTTCAGGGATCTGGCGCGGGCCGAGGCGCCGGTCGCGACGGACGAGCAGCTGCTGCGGGCGCATCCGCGCCAGGTGCTGCAGCTCGTGGCCGCGGCGGTCGATCAGTCGGCCCAGGAGGGATATTGCCATATCGATGCCGACACCATCGTGTCGCCCGGCTCGTATCTGGCCGCCCGCCGCGCGGCGGGCGCGGTGTGTCACGCCGTCGGCGCCGTGGCGCTCGGCGAGGCGCGTAACGCGTTCTGCGCCGTGCGGCCGCCCGGACATCACGCTGAATCGCGCCGGCCCATGGGATTTTGCCTGTTCAACAACGTGGTGATCGGCGCGCTGGAGGCGCGGGCCGTGCACGGCCTGCGCCGCATCGCGGTGATCGATTTCGACGTCCATCACGGTAATGGGACGCAGGAGCTTTTCGAGGCCGATGCCGACCTGTTCTACGCATCGACCCATCAGTGGCCGCTCTATCCCGGAACGGGACGCGCCAGCGAAACCGGCGTCGGCAACATCGTCAACGTGCCGCTGGCGGACGGCAGCGGCGGCAGTGCGTTCCGGCATGCCCTCGAGGCCGACATCCTTCCCGCGCTGGAGGCATTCAGTCCTGATCTCCTCATGATTTCCGCGGGCTTCGACGGTCACCGAAACGATCCGCTCGCGGGCTTGAACCTGGACGAGGCCGACTTCGAATGGGCCACCGATCTGTTTTGTAAGGCTGCGGAAAGCTTGTGCGAAGGCCGTGTCGTCTCTACTTTGGAAGGAGGCTATAACCTGAAAGACCTGGCGGCCAGCGCCGCCGGGCATGTACGCGCACTTATGCGGCACGCCTGA
- a CDS encoding long-chain fatty acid--CoA ligase gives MLTSQGNERVADRPWLAHYPANIEWERRFEARPVQTVLDEAARRWPGNVHLDFFGRDFTYAQVLALADRAAKGFQKLGVGKGVKVGLYLPNCPQQVIAYFGVLKAGGTVVNFSPLYSQHELLNQIEDSHTDVMVTLDLELLYPKARALLDESRLRALVVSRLSDTMPRVKGTLFSLLRRKDIAARRWDDRHLDWSGLLDNDGLVDPVAIDPVEDVAVLQYTGGTTGVPKGAMLTHANVYINGCQNRAWFPDFADGVETTIGALPFFHVFAMTTILVMGTMTGCRIVLHPKFELDAVVKDVIRKRPSSLPGVPTMFTALANHPKVDKQSFGSLRWCMSGGAPLPAEVRRHFQEVTGVAILEGYGLTECSPTATCGPEKGVNKDGSIGLPLPGTEIVIVDREDPQKILPRGEVGEICVVGPQVMKGYWNNPEATASTIVAGRLRTGDVGYMDEDGYTFIIDRMKDMILVGGFNVFPRYVEEAIMKHPAVKEVTVIGVPEDYHGEVPKAFVVLKDGDHSLDAEKLTEFLRGELGKHELPREIEFRKELPKTAVGKLSKKELVAEEKARRASAR, from the coding sequence ATGCTGACTTCCCAAGGGAACGAGAGAGTGGCGGATCGTCCCTGGCTCGCGCATTATCCGGCCAATATCGAGTGGGAGCGGCGCTTCGAGGCGCGTCCGGTGCAGACCGTGCTCGACGAGGCGGCACGCCGGTGGCCCGGCAATGTCCATCTGGATTTTTTTGGCCGTGACTTCACCTACGCGCAGGTTCTGGCGCTGGCGGACCGAGCCGCGAAGGGCTTCCAGAAGCTGGGGGTGGGCAAGGGTGTCAAGGTCGGCCTCTACCTCCCCAACTGCCCCCAACAGGTGATCGCCTATTTCGGCGTGCTGAAGGCCGGCGGCACGGTGGTGAATTTCAGCCCGCTCTATTCGCAGCACGAGTTGCTGAACCAGATCGAGGATTCGCACACCGACGTGATGGTGACGCTCGATCTCGAACTGCTCTATCCCAAGGCGCGGGCGTTGCTGGACGAAAGCCGCCTGCGCGCGCTGGTGGTATCGCGGCTGAGCGATACCATGCCGCGGGTCAAGGGCACGCTGTTTTCCCTGCTCCGGCGCAAGGACATCGCGGCACGGCGGTGGGATGACCGGCATCTGGACTGGAGTGGCCTGCTCGACAATGACGGGCTCGTCGATCCGGTTGCCATCGATCCGGTCGAGGATGTGGCGGTACTGCAGTACACGGGCGGGACGACCGGCGTTCCCAAGGGGGCCATGCTGACCCACGCCAACGTCTACATCAATGGATGTCAGAACCGGGCCTGGTTTCCCGACTTCGCGGACGGCGTCGAGACCACCATTGGCGCGCTGCCGTTCTTCCATGTCTTCGCCATGACCACGATCCTGGTGATGGGCACCATGACGGGCTGCCGCATCGTGCTGCATCCCAAGTTCGAGCTGGATGCGGTGGTCAAGGACGTCATCCGCAAACGGCCCAGTTCCCTGCCCGGCGTGCCGACCATGTTCACGGCGCTGGCGAACCATCCCAAGGTCGACAAGCAGTCGTTCGGGTCACTGCGCTGGTGCATGTCGGGCGGCGCGCCGCTCCCGGCGGAAGTACGCCGCCATTTCCAGGAGGTCACGGGTGTCGCGATCCTGGAGGGCTACGGTCTGACCGAGTGTTCGCCGACCGCTACCTGCGGGCCGGAGAAAGGCGTGAACAAGGATGGCTCCATCGGCCTGCCGCTGCCGGGGACCGAGATCGTCATCGTCGACAGGGAAGACCCGCAAAAGATACTGCCGCGCGGCGAGGTGGGAGAGATCTGTGTGGTCGGCCCCCAGGTTATGAAGGGCTACTGGAACAATCCGGAGGCGACGGCCTCGACCATCGTCGCCGGCCGCCTGCGGACGGGTGATGTCGGATACATGGACGAGGACGGCTATACCTTCATCATCGACCGGATGAAGGACATGATCCTGGTCGGCGGTTTCAACGTGTTCCCGCGCTATGTGGAAGAGGCGATCATGAAGCATCCCGCCGTCAAGGAGGTGACCGTCATCGGCGTGCCCGAGGACTATCATGGCGAGGTGCCGAAGGCCTTCGTGGTCCTCAAGGACGGTGATCACAGCCTCGATGCGGAAAAGCTGACGGAGTTCCTGCGGGGCGAACTGGGCAAGCATGAGTTGCCCCGCGAGATCGAGTTCCGCAAGGAACTGCCCAAAACCGCGGTCGGCAAGTTGTCGAAGAAGGAGCTGGTGGCCGAGGAAAAGGCCCGGCGGGCGTCAGCCCGCTAA
- the rnk gene encoding nucleoside diphosphate kinase regulator codes for MTPLPPVVLGEDDFDYLSNLTAARAGAASEAIDFLEQELDRAEILPQEKLPADVVRIGSTVDYRDLAAGAVRKVMLVYPNEADSEAGKVSVLTPIGAALIGLKTGQHIGWNARNGQHRELEILAVG; via the coding sequence GTGACACCCCTTCCTCCAGTAGTCCTCGGCGAGGACGACTTCGATTATTTGAGCAATCTTACCGCCGCCCGGGCGGGCGCGGCATCCGAGGCGATTGATTTCCTCGAACAGGAACTGGATCGAGCGGAAATTCTGCCACAGGAAAAACTTCCCGCGGATGTCGTGCGCATTGGATCGACCGTCGACTATCGCGATCTGGCCGCGGGCGCCGTCCGCAAGGTGATGCTGGTGTACCCGAACGAGGCGGATTCGGAAGCGGGCAAGGTATCGGTCCTGACCCCGATCGGCGCTGCCCTGATTGGGCTGAAGACCGGCCAGCACATCGGTTGGAACGCCCGAAACGGGCAACACCGGGAACTGGAAATTCTCGCGGTCGGCTGA
- a CDS encoding MBL fold metallo-hydrolase, with protein sequence MDNFSLTYPFDDLPPSGTARDVAPGIKWLQMPLPFALDHINLYLIEDGDGWVIVDTGIRGDKTQNFWREIFANALDGKPVTRVIVTHMHPDHLGQAGWLCRHWNAPLLMSRTEYFYARTFSNENVRELPPEAILFYQRGGIPENILSEIASRGWGGFSSNVEPMPVGYHRLIDGQVLTIGGREWRVVTGSGHSPEHVCLYCEEIDVLISGDQVLPRITSNVSVNANEPEEDPLSYWLDSHRKFLSLPDTALVLPSHNRPFYGLHTRLRYLLEHHEDRMLACEEKCVTPQTAHDLLPVMFSRPLDSFQIMLALGECIAHLHCLMGRGRLERTLDQDGRYRYRSIDPTLSKRAHPDTHESPDPAPLMV encoded by the coding sequence GTGGATAACTTCAGCCTCACCTATCCGTTCGACGACCTGCCGCCCTCGGGCACGGCGCGCGATGTCGCGCCCGGCATCAAATGGCTGCAGATGCCGCTGCCCTTCGCGCTCGATCACATCAACCTCTATCTGATCGAAGACGGGGACGGCTGGGTGATCGTCGATACCGGCATCCGCGGCGACAAGACGCAGAATTTCTGGCGCGAGATCTTCGCCAATGCGCTGGATGGCAAGCCGGTGACGCGGGTGATCGTGACGCACATGCATCCCGACCATCTCGGTCAGGCCGGCTGGCTGTGCCGGCACTGGAACGCGCCGCTGCTGATGAGCCGGACCGAGTACTTTTATGCCCGGACGTTCTCGAACGAGAATGTTCGCGAATTGCCGCCGGAAGCCATTCTGTTCTATCAGCGCGGCGGCATTCCGGAAAATATCCTGAGCGAGATCGCCTCGCGCGGCTGGGGCGGCTTCAGCAGCAATGTGGAGCCGATGCCCGTTGGCTATCACCGTCTGATCGATGGGCAGGTCCTGACCATCGGCGGGCGCGAATGGCGCGTCGTCACCGGTAGCGGTCATTCTCCCGAGCATGTCTGCCTGTACTGCGAAGAAATCGACGTGCTGATTTCCGGCGACCAGGTCCTGCCGCGCATCACCTCCAACGTCAGCGTCAATGCTAACGAGCCCGAGGAAGACCCGCTCAGCTACTGGCTGGACTCCCACCGCAAGTTCCTGTCGCTGCCTGATACGGCGCTGGTCCTGCCGTCGCACAACCGTCCGTTCTATGGCCTGCATACCCGGCTGCGCTATCTGCTGGAGCATCACGAGGACCGGATGCTGGCCTGCGAGGAGAAGTGCGTCACGCCGCAGACCGCGCACGATCTGCTGCCGGTGATGTTCTCAAGGCCGCTGGATTCGTTCCAGATCATGCTGGCGCTGGGCGAATGCATCGCTCACCTGCATTGCCTGATGGGCCGCGGCCGGCTCGAGCGCACGCTCGACCAGGATGGTCGATACCGCTACCGCAGCATCGACCCCACCCTGTCGAAGCGGGCGCATCCCGATACCCACGAGAGCCCGGACCCGGCACCCTTGATGGTCTAG
- a CDS encoding L-threonylcarbamoyladenylate synthase: MPATEHAIFKPGAATTTRAVALLRAGLPIGLPTETVYGLAADACDDKAVARIFEMKGRPTFNPLIIHTASAEMAERFVDFPEAARTLARHFWPGPLTLVLPRKPDCPVSLLASAGLDTLAIRVPAHPAARDILTAFGGPLAAPSANRSGHVSPTTAWHVVEELPVALVVDGGACTVGVESTIVGFEGTTPLLLRPGGVAAEDIEAVLEQRLARRAVNDAINAPGQLNSHYAPNAGVRLDAADVAADEALLAYGPPLTGAALTLNLSPAGDLAEAAANLFAMLRALDHPGISGIAVMPVPETGLGQAINDRLRRAAAPREGRT; encoded by the coding sequence ATGCCAGCAACGGAACACGCCATCTTCAAGCCCGGCGCGGCGACCACGACGCGCGCCGTCGCCCTGCTGCGCGCGGGCCTGCCGATCGGGCTGCCGACCGAGACCGTCTATGGCCTTGCCGCCGACGCCTGCGACGACAAGGCGGTGGCGCGGATCTTCGAGATGAAGGGCCGTCCCACCTTCAACCCGCTGATCATCCATACCGCCAGCGCGGAGATGGCCGAGCGCTTCGTCGATTTTCCCGAGGCCGCCCGTACGCTGGCCCGCCATTTCTGGCCCGGCCCCCTCACCCTGGTGCTGCCCCGCAAGCCGGACTGTCCCGTCTCGCTGCTCGCGTCGGCCGGGCTGGACACGCTCGCGATCCGGGTGCCCGCCCATCCGGCGGCGCGCGACATCCTGACGGCGTTCGGCGGACCGCTCGCCGCGCCCAGCGCCAACCGTTCCGGCCATGTCAGCCCGACCACCGCATGGCACGTGGTCGAGGAACTGCCCGTCGCGCTGGTGGTCGATGGCGGCGCCTGCACGGTCGGCGTCGAATCCACCATCGTCGGCTTCGAGGGAACGACACCGCTTCTGCTGCGGCCGGGCGGCGTTGCCGCCGAGGATATCGAAGCGGTGCTGGAGCAGCGCCTGGCCCGCCGCGCGGTGAACGACGCGATCAACGCGCCGGGCCAGTTGAACAGCCACTATGCCCCTAACGCGGGCGTCCGGCTGGACGCCGCGGATGTCGCGGCCGATGAAGCCCTGCTGGCCTACGGCCCCCCGTTGACCGGCGCGGCCCTCACCCTGAACCTGAGCCCGGCGGGTGATCTCGCCGAAGCGGCGGCGAACCTTTTCGCCATGCTGCGGGCATTGGACCACCCAGGCATATCGGGGATCGCCGTCATGCCGGTGCCGGAAACCGGACTGGGCCAGGCCATCAACGACCGGCTGCGCCGCGCCGCCGCGCCCCGGGAGGGCAGGACATGA